Below is a window of Ahaetulla prasina isolate Xishuangbanna chromosome 1, ASM2864084v1, whole genome shotgun sequence DNA.
tttatatttatcagCAAACTTTCCAGTCCAATCAGAGGCTGCTAGAGTCTTACCACGATGTCTCCTTTTGCTTCATGTAAGCAGTGAAATGCCAGCTCTTGATTGGTACCACCTCCAGGAAATATGCTTGAACATGCAGCTGTTATCAGGTTGTCCACTGttatatttaaaagaaagttCCACAGTATTATGAAATAGATAGATGGAATAAACAACATCCACTTAagaagaaaaccagcaaatatatGTACAATTTGGCTGATACACACAGGCAAGCTTCCCATCATTTTGTGATGAATGGTTCCCCCAACCCTTAACTGGGAACCTACTGTCTTCACAGTATGATTGCATCCTAGTTCTTACATCATTTCTGACTACTGGCCATGCTGGCTTTGTTGATGGATAGCAATGTTCCATAGGGACCAAAATGGTCAATTTCTACCTTCAAGTTTCCCAGTAACAAGGGATTAATCTTGATGTCCTGCTTTTTGTTATGATATTGTCAtatccatcccattccattcaggGGCAGAAGAATTTGATAAGAAAAGTATGCCTGCAGGTCATTTTCATCCCTTACCGGATAAGCAGtggaaataaaggagaaaatatCCAATTAGCTATGATTTTGCTTTAGAATGTTAGGATCCAGAAGATaagaactacttctaaaacttgcGATGATGTGAATTAGATGGGACAGCCAAAGAGAAGAGGGTCCAAAAATACAAAGCATAGCCTTTTTTGAGGTATCCCCTCTTTAAGCAAGCCAATCACATTACATTAAATTTATGACAAATGTCATCTTTATGGCCTAATAGCTTTTCCATGGCTTAACTTAGCTAATAGTTTACTTGCCTACTAGCATTTTGAGACGGCAACTGACTCTGCatgatttttttcttacttaaCATTCTGCCAGTGGTCTATCTAATTTTTACCAAAGCTTTTTAAAGAGAGggtaaaaacaaacagaaatataacgtaaggaaaaaaaaagagaaaagaaagcaaagaaaaagcaaaaagtgcaaggaaacaaaaaaggttaaagaaaaatagaaacaaaagtgGCTTCCAATATTCTTCACAGCAGGTATATTTTCAcctctctctaaagttacattatAACACTCTTTATTTCTAAAATCCATAccatctaatcatcaaaaccgtaATCACAAGTTCACAATTTTTGCACAGAAATCATCTAGAATCTGCTCTGTACTTTCAACATTGGAGCAGATTTTGAGGAGGGAGGTGAACTGTAGGAAGAGAGGCTGTTGGTGGAAgaccccaattttttttaaaaaaagaaaaatccggTCAGATTGATGACTTTGTGTGCTTCTGataaatttaaatgtttttttaaatgtgggaCAAAATGATAAAGAATAATAATTTTCAATTATTACAATTACTCCCAAGTTTCTCACTTTCACAATGATTTTCCATTTGGAGTTCCTCTGGTGCAAGCTttatggaatacaggtagtcctcaacttgcaacagtttctttagtgaccgttcaaagttacaacatcactgaaaaaagtgactaagaccatttttcacacttacaactgttgtaggaTTCCCATggtcattcagatgcttgacaactgactcacatttatgacggttgcagtgtccagaaGTCATGTaatcgccttttgtgaccttctgacaagcaaagtcaatggggaaaccagattcacttaacaaccttgttatcaatttaacaactgcaatgattcacttaacaagaaaagtcgtagaatggggcaaaactcacttaacaaatttctcacttaacaacataaaatttgggctcaattgtggtcataagttgatgactacctCTGCAGTGAATCAAAGGCCATCAACTTGGTTGACAGTCCAGTAACTTTTAGAAGTTCTATCACCTCCCTCCTTGTTTTCATGGCCATTcagatatacattttttttaccaTTCTCCTGGATTGCCGGATTATTTTCCAGTTCCTCCCATGGCTGCCACACCAACTGCTCCTTGGCCACATCGGAGGCTGCCAGAGATCGATCTCGAAGCAGTGGGATTTCAGCTTGAAACCGAGACCCCACATTGATCCGCCTTAAACAATAAATGAACATCAACAAAGTGATACACCAACGCACAGCCTGCTTATCTGAAACAAAGGACATTTTCACGGGGTGACCGTGATGTGAAATAGATATAATAATCTGTTCCCAGATCTGCTTCAACCATTTCAACTGCCTCAAAATAAAAGATTCTTCTTTTATACTCTTAGTAAGCCAACATATGCTAATTAGGAGACAtgctttaaaaagggggggggggaattcagaAGCTTTCAATAAAGAAAACAGCTGTAATCTGTTTACTTACATATAAGAAGATCCAAATATGGCTAATTTCTTCACATATGCTTTTACATTCTATACAATTCATCTGCTATGTGATAATTGCTAAATATGTTATTAAAATACTAGGTGATAATTATGGAAAAATCAAGGGACCAATCCAAGACAGGACTGCTTGTTAAATCTTCATATCAGACTAAACTTCAACTCTAGTGCCTGAAGCTTAAATCATTGCTAAACTGTTCCATTTATTTAGTGGACTTGGTCTCACCATAGTCTATTTCAGAGTAAAAGCCAGAGAGCAGCCCCCTTGGTAGACCAAGAGGAATAAGCAACACATACACATTTAAACAATGTCCTCCACAGATATAAACATAAATGTATGAGTGTGTTGCTTATGATATAGAGGTATATTCAAAATGCATTTGTAGCAGGACTGCAATCTGCCATCTACAAATAAGTGTGGCTAAATGATACCACACTTAACCACAACTAAACATAATGCATGTTGAGTTCCTAggttattttgaagaagaagtggATAAATCTATTAGTCTGGAACCTGGCTTAGTTACAAACATTAACAACATTATCCTGGAATTTATTCAGGGTGTGTTTTGCTTATAAAAATGATTCTTTTAAGCCTTGAAAGggtttggattttttcccccaagactCTAAGAAGGACCAGCTGTGGTGTTTAAGCACAGATTCTATCTACAGATACTGTTGTTGGACCAGAAGTTAGGCTCCTAATCATAAGCTCCTGCAACAAACTGCAATTATGTCAAGATGACAACATGGACACACATCGCAACTTTGGGTAAAGATAATGTACGTTGTGGGGTTTGTATCATGACATCTTGTGTCACTCCCTATTCTCACCCTGTCATGGATGCCTATGTTCCTAACAAAACCTTCATTCATTCTACATTCTTGCTCAATCGCTTATCCATTTCTGTAGGAAatcaggagagagaaaaaactggGCTTAGTCATTCCCTCTACTCAAAGCCCTTTGCATCAGTCAAAGGTAAGAGATTTTTAACAGGTACATGATTATATGCTTAATTAGAACACCAaataaaatgtcttttttaaaagaaaatctgcAAGATAGTAATTCTTATCcatacatgtctatggagattctcagtcacccaggtcatggttgtcccaaaggtgctttttcgaaaagcaactggactttgtttttcccttgaaaatgtttcgctcctCATTTAAGAAACTTCAGAACtggcttcagaactgaagaagattcttggatgagaagcgaaacgtcttcaaggaaaaacgaagccCAGTTGCttttcgaaaaagcacctttgggacttaacGCACATATATTAGGAAGTGTCTCTACATTGAAATGGTGTTATGGACTAGCAGGAAACAgtggtggttttttttgcctGCTTCTCCATACTGATGAATATTAATAGTTTCATGAAAGAAGGTCTTTAATAAAGCCTGTTTCAAGATACAATAGAGTGAAGGAAGAACCATTTTCGGCCTAAGGATCAGATTGCCCTGGGTAGGAAGGTACAGTCTGGGAAGGAGTACCAGGAAGAGTCATTCTTGTCATACAATCCTGGCCCCCTCATGcccacacatatacacacttTTAGATTATGAGTAGAGAGTAGGTGATTCTCCAGCTGATATACTGCAACTTTCAGCATCCTTAACATGGGCCACATTGCCTGAAACTACTGAAAGTTGCAATTAAGCAGCATCTTGAGGCCTCCACATCTCCTACCTCAGTTCACACTCTTCCTTCCCACTTCACTCTTCAACTGGGAAGACTAACTGAAAAGAAgaacatcttccttccttcctgggctAACTGAAGCTAAAGTTCTCAGGAATTAAGTTAGGGAAAAAACTTCTCATATGACCAAGAAGACAACTCTGTCACTGAATAATCGTGCTCTATATTTTTTCAATTGAATACTTACGGTTCAATGCTGACAGGAGTGCACTCTCCCATTACTGAGAGGACAGGTGGGGTGGCTTCTGTACTgtctacaaaaaataataatttaattaaatgtaTAATCCAATCTATCTAAAAGACTAATGAAGATGTACTAAGTTATATATAAAACTGTCATCTCAATACATAAGACAAGATAGCAACTTAAAGACATTATTTATTGAGATCAAGTTTTGATTATAAACTTCACATAATTACCATGGTATAAACAAATCTCCATCCTGGCACCCTCCAGATTCACTGGCAATGCCAAGAATTCCCAGCCAATCATCCAGGGAATTGTAATGTAACTGGAGAATGTCATTATGAGGCTCTAGCTAAGCAAAATCCAAGATATTTCAGCCTGAACAAACTTTTCAATTTATGAGTATTATCTACAACTGTCAGCTGCTATCCATTCCTGGAAATCCTCCCATCCCAACCCACCAAGAACGTTGTCCAGAAACTTACTAGATCTGAGTAGGGTCCTGTGCGCAGCTTTTGGCGTCATTGGAGGGGGAACTGCACTGCCGGTAGCAGAAAGGAAAGCATGGAAATATAGTCCTGAGCCCTCTCGTACTGGGCTGAGAATGGGCGGAGGAGTATAAGGAGGTAGCTCAAAGTTCCTATCAGAAGGGTGATCAGCTAGACGGACAGGTGAACGCAAGTGGCTCTGGTAAGGTGTGATATTGGAATAGACTGGCGGAGCAATGAAGGTGCCAGCTTTGGGGGGTATGAAGAGAGGTTCTGGTCTCGGTCGTTGCTTTGGCTTCCGTGCAAAACCATCCACTTCTTTTGGAGCGGCGCCTTCTtgctatgtaaacatatataaaaagaaatatgcTTTGTCTCttgtaaaggaaaatattttatgtcTCAAAACCTTCCCtgcatctctgaaacaatgaactGTCCCTCATATTCCTCTGTTTACAGTAATCTGTTCAATTCTTTAGGGACcacaaagggaaaaggagagggttttctctTTCCTCTGCCCAGCTTagtaaaagtgggataaaaataaaataaataaaaataagccatTATTGAGCATGGACTGTTCAGGGACAGGGAGATGTAAACCAAGCAGCCAAAATATACTGGCATTTTGTTTGTTATTTCTATCAGAACTAAGGGGGGGGGATGATGGTTCAAGATGTTAAAGATGATGGCTTAGCAATTAAAGACGCTGGGCTTGTCGGCTGGAAAGCAgatagcctgggtttgagacccgagcgctGTGCAATAGGGTAAGCTTCCATTCTTGCCCCAACTCCTGCCCACTTAAGCAgtccaaaagcatgcaaatgcaagtagataaataggtaccactttggtgggaaggtaacagcattctgtgtgcctcggcttatagtcatgctggccacatgaccacggaagcatatttggacaacgctggctgccTCGGCTAAGAATCAGAGAGGAACATTGCCCCCCAGAGTCAGATATGACtcgacaggggaaacctttacctaatCCACGTATTATTTCAATGCAAACTATCCAATTCATACAGCTTTGGTCCTCAAAGAGAACACCCCTTAGtccttccttgttttcctttttcccaCTCGAGGAAAGAACTGGAGGAACAAATAGGTCACTAAGTCAACCTATCTTTGAATATTAAATACTGGAcatcaataaaaaaatctattacaGTTTCTGAACCAGGTCAAAGTAATTGTCTACCCTATGAGTAGGTTGCCTCAACCAACATCTAGTAAGCTCCATGTTCATGGAAATATAGAGTTAGagcttgagtcgccatgggcaaataggcagcaatataaatccaataaataaataaataaaaataaagagaaagaagaatttAGGCCAGTGAGCCCAACCTCTTGAGTCCCACATGAAACCAAACTGTATACAACAGCCAGATGTTTAGTTGCTATCTGTACACATTCAGTGAAGAACAGCCCACCAACCTCCTTAGTCAATGGCTCCAATGTTAAAAGCACGCATCCAGTTTCCTAAAACCAAGAGAGAATTGCCTTGGGAAAGCTGACTGTTGACATAAAGGGAAATGCATGTAGGGAGATTAACATCTCTAGCCCCCAAATCTACCTGAGCTGATGAGTCCATATTCAGATTACGATTGGACCTCCTCCGGGTGACAATCACAGAAGGCTTACTGTCTGCAACCCCATGATCATTAACCAGGAACCGCTGCTGCTTCCCATCCTCGCCCTTTTCCCTGGTGATATCTTGAGCATCCCGCTTCTTCACTGGTACAGACACGGGAATAATGAGAGGCACATGGCTGTTATCCTCCCGGACTCTCTTTGAGGCTGGGGAAGAGCTGGCAAATTCTACAACACTCCTTGGTGCAGCAGCTGTTGCCTcactcttgtttttttcttctgacaTTTCGGGttcctgaaatttaaaaaaaaaaaagtgtgtgcacATTAAGGTATTTGGTCTTTGAAAATGACACATTGAAAACTGATATTGTCTCCTTCCAGTGAGTCAGGGTAGTAAACTGGCCTTCCTTTCAATAGATAACATCTCACATTGTACCAAGCCATGGTTTGTTTTAAGCACAATTTTCTGAAAGAACAATTGTTTTTCACTTCTAGTTAAGTAATAAATCGTGTCCTATAAACATATCAAGCTAagccaaaaacaaatcacatcttGTCAATGCAGACAGGAATTAGAGATGGGGACACTGGCCTTCAAACAACAGAACTAAGTGAAAAAGACATTACTGTTCAGAAACATACAAGAGTTAAGCATTGCAAAGATAAAAGGTTGAATACAACTATTCATAATACAGCAGTGTTACACACACACTCAATCCTCAATCCTTTTCTTTCAGTTCAAGGGGTCTTACCACTTCTCTTAAAGTCCATTGGTGAGAGACATCTTTTTCATGAAGAGGGGAAACATGGGTGGACTTTCCACAATGATCTACATTCTTATTTTCCCCTTGTGGAATATTTCTCATAGGGCTCATGGCAGTAGATGGCACTCTGGAAGGCATAAAAGCTTGGGTGTGCATTTAGACTCTCCTTCCTTAGATGTTCTCCAGATATCTTTATCAGACTCATATTCTTTTAGATTGTATCATTTTAGTGAAGAGTGGCACAGGCAAATGTCAGAAGTACATAATGGGTAATAACTGATACTTTTCATATGAAATTAATGCATAAGCACCCCTTTGTGTATAATGAAATACATCCAACATCAGGATTACTCACGCTTTGATCTGGCTCTAATTGTATTACGAATAACTTTCAATGCAGCTTCCAAAATTTTGCACCCTTCCACCCAACATGCCTAAAATAAAATGCTTCCTTCTTCAGCATCTTAAAGCTAAGTAATCCATTTTACAAGTATGCACCCAAGCAACTGCAAGCCTCAAGCTTACGCAGCACTTTATCCTTTTATTTGCCCAACAAAAGGAGATGGCCAGAAACTTCCAAcaacatttgttgagtgaatctggccaaTGCTGGTGTGCAGGAGAGCTATTACTCTGAAATTACTCTTCTAGGAAAGAATTaatttcaccatggaaacagaaatcATATCGTTTTATGCATAAGTGGGTGAACGTGTAGAAACATTTGGAACATTATATTGGAATTATTTATATGCAATGCAATGCAGACCAAAGAGTAGGATATACTATTATGTAATACACCAGTGTTACACACAATGGAATACCCAAGTATTCCTCTTATTGCATCCAAATATCAAATGTAATCTTCTACATTTGTCTATGACATCCTCCCCAATTTGCTGTATTGCAGTATTTCTGAAATAAGAGTCTCATAATTTCCTACTAGCATGGCCAAGATTTTTTGGGAATGACTATTACAGTATAAGCAATCAACCCCAAAAGGAGCATTACAGATAAGTTATATATTATACACAGCCTAAGTTGtgtgctttttttctttgtttattaggCATATATCATCCTATGTGCTTGGAGATCATGCTAGAGAAAAGATGAAACCTAACCATAAATATGGCAACTATCTGAAAATTTGTGTTCTATTAAAGAAAATGCGTAACAAATATTTGAGCAATAGGCAAGAGAAATTCAATTATTATGGTTCCATAGACCATAATATAAACTCCATAGACCTGCTATTTAAATCAAAGTAGTGAAACCATTCGAGTTActaatgtatttttaaagaaaaggggtCTTACTTCTGAAATCAATGGAATATTGGCATGTAGTACTGTCTTGGCAGTTCACTATCCATAGCAAAactatttaaactttaaaaaaggaGTGCACAAAAAAGGAGATTTAAAAACCTTTCAAATTTCAACTAAAATGAAAAATATGTTAGCTCGTATTCCTGAGAAATTTCAACTAAACATTTTCTCCAAACTGTTTGGTTCTTGTTccccaattttaattttaagacgtTTTTAGGCAActgaacaaattaaaaatgataGGATATGGGAGCAAGGTAGACactagaaaaaacaaagaaaaagataacGTTTCATCAAGCAATTTGTTTAAAATACACAAAAGAAATGAGATTGGAATAGGGAATGCAATTACAGTAGTACTCTGGCTACAACTAAAcagagagcccaaaatttcaaagtataagagagattttttgggggagggggctttAAGTAAGCCTGCactagtctctgcagttttcttgacaagatttttcagaaatagtttgccactgCCTAGTTCCTAGGACGGAgaaacagtgactggcccaagctccTCCaattggttttgtgcctaaggtggaattAGAACTTATTATcccatttctagcctggtacttaACCACTATGCCAACCTGAATCTCATAGGGAAGAATATAAATAggtattgtgtttttattatcacaaacctttaagaACACATGGTTGGGAGATTGTTGATTATATAATGGCAACTTACTTTTACTTATTAATGGAAGTCGCAACTGGAGGACTAGTTAGAAATCTGGAGAACATGCCTAATTTCCCATTATTCTTACTGCTAAGAAAACTTATTTACATGCTAATATTTACACACAggggtattctattctattctattctattctattctattctattctattctattctattctattctattctattctattctattcaaattcttattcctattctcaTCAAtcaatctacccatccatccatctatcaaaaAACCTTTCTTCAATTAATATACGAGTTTATATGTACTTCCtaagattttttctctctcctctttctttgctttctagatattaaagaaatagaaaaatcaatagttattctttttttaaaaaaatacactgtGCACTGTTTAATTCAGTGCACTGgttaaatcaaatatttttccatttttagatGAAAAACACAAATATTTTGCCCTATGGCAAACAGAAAATGCAATAACAAAGTCACCTAAAACAAGGCCATATCTGGCAATGAAGTTATTTCCAGATCTGGCACTATTGTAGGTAGCTGTATAGATAGGTATTGTACTATTGTAAGTGCTACTGTACGTAagtattgtactatattaaaaaaaaagaagagttaaAAGTTCAAAAAGATACAGGGGCAAAAGTGATGCTAGACTTTGGCAGAATCAATGCAGGTTTAGAGAGGGGTGAGAAGAAAGACTTTAACTTGTTCTTATATGCTATTTAGGCACTAGAACTTATGTGATTTGTGTAACCATCACATCAATCTGTTATTTGAAGGGAATTGCAGGATTTTGGAGATAGCTATTTTTGCAGAAGTTATTTAAAAGGAATCTCGAGGACAGAGAAAGAGGCCTTAGTTATAGGAAAATAGATTCTATCCGAGTATTAAGAAAAGTCCTTATTATTAAAAAGTCCAATGAGCTTTAGAAGCATCTTGCTTTCTATTGCTGGCCAACTTCCTGTTGGAACaagcaggcaactggacttcttgtcTTAAGTGGCCCTTTCTTACTTAATGATTctgggcctccaaagtcccttattCATCTGTGGACTAATATGCCAAGATTCTTagcatggcagaaattatggaccACTGGTTATCCAAGCTGAAGTCAATGTGCTGCCATCTGACTGGTAAGTGCTCTTGTCTAAATCCATTAGCTGGATTGTAGGTTTTCATTTCTACTTTCCCAACGTGCTATATTTATAAATGGTGTAACTGatttgagaaagagaaaagaaagatgctTCTCTCAAGCAGCAATTCTTGATTTGACTGTCCATTTCTATTCCGCAGCAAGggatagagcagtgtttttcaaacttggcaccgttaagatgtgtggccttcaacttccagaattctgagagttgaaaagtccacacttcttaatgATGCCAAGTATGAAAACCAACTATTATTGTTGATTTGAGTACATGCACgtattttctcttctccttcaaTTGCCAGAAATATGGCAtgtgaggaaaacaaaaaacaaaactctaAAAATGAGATAAAAGTTTGTGAAGACACATCtctgaagaaaacaaataaagtGGCTGCCAGCTACTTTTCAACACTTTTGGAAATGAAGAAGAGTAACAGTCACAGAAAAGTCAAAAATTATCACTTACCCTGATATTCTGAAGAGAAGCCAACTCGACAGCTTTCTGAGCCAGAGTTAAGAGGTTGGCCTCTTGAGAAATACGCCGTCTCCTTCGGGTACTCTGGATGACTCCTCCTCTAACTGCACCAAAGTCGTTTGTTCTCGGACCAATGCCATCAGCAGCAGCCACCTGTTTTCCTGCTTCTTGGGCATTCTCATACATGCCCATCATCTCCATGTCAGGCTGGCTCGGTTGACTCCCTGATGGCATATCCCCACGCTCTAGTTCTGCCCTACTTAGTTGCGAATAACTTTCTTTGTGACTGAACATTTCAGACTGAGgttggaactggacttccgggtgTTGCTGTGATGGCCAGGGGTGGGTTGGCACAATGTTCCCAGGGTAATCCTCAACTGCCTTGGAGACCAGCGTTCCTTCTCCAGAAGGTACTGGTGGGACACCTTCCTTGGAGAGCCTGCGTGATCTCCTTGGGAGATTGATTTGTGCCTGCGGTAGAACCGCCTGGGGGTTCTGCTCTGTCAGAGCCTTCAGCAACTCCTGATTCCTCTCAGAAACTGGGTGGAACTGATGGGAAACCATATGATGCTGAACAGTCTGAGGGGGTGCTCCCAGATGCGACTGTGAGACAGAAGCTGACGGCTGAAGGCCAAAAGTCTGCACCCCTGTCTGTtgttggtggtggtgatggtgctgCTGCTGTTGGGAATAATAGTTTTCAAACAGCTGCAACTGTGGAAGAGCTTGCTGTTTCTGCTGGGCAGTAAAAGCTGGGCTGGAAGATGTAGGAGCCTGTTGAAGGACATGCAATAATTCAGGAAGACCCTGCTTCTGGCCCTGCTGACCAAAAGCCAGCTGAAAAGGTTGCAAAGAGAGGCTTTgattttgttgctgctgctgctgctgctgctgcatttgCTGGAAAGAGGTCATCTGGGCTTGCTGCCTGGCCAATGCTTGCTGTTCCAACTGGGCCTTTTGGGACAGCATCTGCTGGACAGCATCCCCATACAAGTCCAGCTGTGATACCACTCCCCCTTTCTCCCTGTTTCTTTTCAGGGCATCTGGGTGGCCATAGTAATCTGTGATGCTGGCATTAGGATGCCCTCCTTTCTGGCTGCCACCATAAACTATGCCATGGTTCCACCCTCCGGGCTGAGGCTGCCAATTTGCCTCACTTCGCTCTGGCAGCCGGTTTCCCATTAGGGAACTCTGCCACTTGACAGCAGCCAGTTGCTGGGGTGTCATCCTCACCTCACCTCTGTCCTGATACATTGAATTCAGCAATGCAGCATTGCTGGGAATGCTGCTGAAAACCCCAGCCTTGGTCAGCTCCATGGACTGGGTGGGAGGCACATTCCCTCCGTGGCCGTAATACTGTCCTTCTTttagctgctgttgctgctgctgctgctgctgctggtgagCTTCTTTCAGGAGAGCATCTTGCTCACTAAAAAATGCAACCCGCTTTCCAGCTCTTTTGTTTGAAGACTTTGGCTGAGCCTGAAGACTCATGATTCAGCGCCTCTTCAAGTCAGATTAGCAACCAACCCATCGCAAACGCAAGAGCAGAACGGAAGATAGAATGTATGAAGCCAACAGAAGGGGCTCCTCCTGCTAATCCATGCAGTTAGAAGGGATGGTGG
It encodes the following:
- the MIDEAS gene encoding mitotic deacetylase-associated SANT domain protein; amino-acid sequence: MSLQAQPKSSNKRAGKRVAFFSEQDALLKEAHQQQQQQQQQQLKEGQYYGHGGNVPPTQSMELTKAGVFSSIPSNAALLNSMYQDRGEVRMTPQQLAAVKWQSSLMGNRLPERSEANWQPQPGGWNHGIVYGGSQKGGHPNASITDYYGHPDALKRNREKGGVVSQLDLYGDAVQQMLSQKAQLEQQALARQQAQMTSFQQMQQQQQQQQQNQSLSLQPFQLAFGQQGQKQGLPELLHVLQQAPTSSSPAFTAQQKQQALPQLQLFENYYSQQQQHHHHHQQQTGVQTFGLQPSASVSQSHLGAPPQTVQHHMVSHQFHPVSERNQELLKALTEQNPQAVLPQAQINLPRRSRRLSKEGVPPVPSGEGTLVSKAVEDYPGNIVPTHPWPSQQHPEVQFQPQSEMFSHKESYSQLSRAELERGDMPSGSQPSQPDMEMMGMYENAQEAGKQVAAADGIGPRTNDFGAVRGGVIQSTRRRRRISQEANLLTLAQKAVELASLQNIREPEMSEEKNKSEATAAAPRSVVEFASSSPASKRVREDNSHVPLIIPVSVPVKKRDAQDITREKGEDGKQQRFLVNDHGVADSKPSVIVTRRRSNRNLNMDSSAQQEGAAPKEVDGFARKPKQRPRPEPLFIPPKAGTFIAPPVYSNITPYQSHLRSPVRLADHPSDRNFELPPYTPPPILSPVREGSGLYFHAFLSATGSAVPPPMTPKAAHRTLLRSNSTEATPPVLSVMGECTPVSIEPRINVGSRFQAEIPLLRDRSLAASDVAKEQLVWQPWEELENNPAIQENVDNLITAACSSIFPGGGTNQELAFHCLHEAKGDIVAALTKMLLKKSVHSPSHPLVDYHYTGSDSWSVAEKKHFNKGIAIYKKDFFLVQKLIKTKTVAQCVEFYYTYKKQVKIGRNGTLIFGDVDTTTERAVKDEAEVDIKSSHRLTRTLPPRTYNEDYENTEDEDLEEAEDVMPIKEEAVEGDELYGKSSNFTPSKSTPLRDVEEQAGNPHIEKHLESGAPGRTEVRGRTSRRTKETPIKYRKTSPPVQKRRRKPKPKQEMANKTQNQEEEFPCKKCGRIFYKVKSRSAHMKSHAEQEKKAAALKLREKEAAEAEAAAVAAAAATAAQAHSRAQQEESSNSGSSRGSSSSSSDEDGDV